The following proteins are encoded in a genomic region of Paenibacillus sp. FSL H3-0469:
- the pgmB gene encoding beta-phosphoglucomutase has product MSEINACLFDLDGVLVDTARYHYIAWRELAEELGFVFTEQDNERLKGVSRAASLNILLEIGGITLSEDDKARLAEQKNNRYVGYIAKMDSSEILPGALDFLKECRTAGIKVALGSASKNAMTILNNTGLTPYFDAIIDGTHTSAAKPDPEVFLLGAKALDTAPAQCVVFEDAAAGILAASRAGMRSVGIGSPETLGEATLVVPSLQQLTVATLKESFATV; this is encoded by the coding sequence ATGTCTGAAATCAATGCCTGCCTGTTCGATCTGGACGGCGTTCTCGTGGATACTGCCCGGTACCACTATATTGCTTGGAGGGAGCTGGCCGAGGAGCTTGGATTTGTCTTCACGGAGCAGGATAACGAGCGGCTCAAGGGCGTTAGCCGGGCCGCTTCGCTGAATATCCTGTTGGAGATCGGCGGTATCACGCTTAGCGAAGATGACAAAGCCAGACTGGCGGAGCAGAAGAATAACCGCTATGTCGGGTATATCGCCAAGATGGACAGCTCGGAGATTCTGCCCGGCGCCCTGGACTTCCTGAAGGAATGCCGGACAGCCGGCATCAAGGTAGCCCTCGGCTCAGCCAGTAAGAACGCGATGACCATCTTGAACAATACCGGCCTGACCCCATACTTCGATGCCATCATTGACGGCACGCATACCAGCGCGGCCAAGCCAGACCCGGAGGTCTTCCTGCTGGGTGCGAAGGCCCTGGACACCGCTCCCGCACAATGCGTCGTCTTCGAGGATGCCGCAGCCGGTATCCTGGCCGCTTCCCGCGCCGGTATGCGCAGCGTAGGCATCGGCTCTCCCGAAACGCTAGGCGAAGCAACGCTCGTCGTCCCTTCCCTGCAGCAGCTCACAGTTGCTACGCTGAAGGAATCTTTTGCCACGGTATGA
- a CDS encoding pullulanase, translating into MRFAVRAKKMFTVLMVLALICSGLGIGPARVSAAAVKAVLVGDLQTKFAGLDPAETKDWNETSTVTEMTYKGAGLYIFSGTLPKGTYEYKVALNDSWSENYGYSSYTNPNGEDAGGNIRISLTEETRVTFYYNDLTKAIADSTYYSPVAPERLPRVIGSVQTALGDPAETSPADAGTLLHDADLDGVYEQTALLPAGDFTYQVYLPGAEPSAGTAYPEPAQELKLPAKLPVTFQYRVADHSVSALYTAPAGEGEVQPVPAGHLRVHYYRADGNYADLGLWTWGDVASPSADWPKGAVPFPAGQTDAYGAYVDLLVKDGAKSVSFLVVNRISGVKEMENGDKTFLIGTPQTNEAWIKEGSNLATPYEPVSLPENTVRIHYSRADNNQSQYGLWLWDDVASPSEGWPKGATPFAPEHKDAYGAYVDIPLKENAKTISFIVMKPVSGDKDGPAGNENKSFTLLDRYNQLWVKENDPNVYTSPFGETPIGLLSAEVLSAGKLVLGFTMTDGLDPAALKAAITVKDAEGTAIPVTAVTITGGGTLEVATGAFDLGKIPLRVTYAGTTVSASTGWRMLDEMYNYTGDDLGATYHQDDHSATLKLWAPKASSVTAVVYDAADADRTVGRVELTLGEKGVWSARLRAADLAGAPGAGDVRGFYYQYEVTNDAVTRQVLDPYAKSMAVFTVNTAGEAGAGGDTVGKAAIVDLTTTNPPDFKAADIAGYEEREDAVIYEAHIRDFTSDPAIQSSLGGERWGSYAAFAKKLDYIKSLGVTHIQLLPVMAWYYGDETRMDEREPDYSAQGNEYNWGYDPHSYFSPDGAYSQHPADPEVRIRELKGLIDAVHEAGMGVILDVVYTHMAKKELLNDIVPGYYAFQDAHGNFIGGFGNNLATSHKMAEKLMVDSVKYWFEEYKIDGMRWDMMGDATADAVQAAYDAAAAINPKALFIGEGWITFGGDAGEPDLKGKGADQKWMDKTDSVGVFSDEFRNELKSGFGSEGEPRFITGGARDLNTILNNIKAQPSNVPADDPGDMVPYIEAHDNLTLHDVIALTLRKNPQIAENELEIQKRIRLGNLLLLTSQGTAFLHAGQEYGRTKQWMAAGVPEQKYTEVRDAGDQSVSYFIHDSYDSSDSVNKFDWAAATDAVKHPVQNETRAYTAGLIQLRKSTNAFRLGDIGLVNANVKLIQAPEMKAQDLVIGYSSKATDGTGIYYVLMNGDSKARTLTLPEDLSGAEVLADSDQAGTQAIAPAEQSGFRVNAETITIDPLTSVILRKEAPAAVLTKLAADKSAYTLQAGGTHQAKVTATYDDGASSTVTAKAQYVSDKPEIVTVTSKGLIKGLKAGSATLTITYGGLSVQVAVEVTAPPADSKRYVQFTYTRPDKDYKDWSVWLWYTGATDGEVKLPEPEEGSASSSVLIEVGKEATRVGFVLIKGLDWADNKQDIAEDRYIELAPGELFTKVYVTSMVQELNVMPAIRGPLLQGEAVTFLYRDDELFRSGDMSAITEMKVKVNGTEYPMTYDPAKEWFSYRLEGLQEGTYKYSFLVTKDGVTRELTDPHNTVDGESVIRYHKPEVQITAEVSPPAVNFNENAVITVKAASAEEVSYTDAYLDLTELGGPAKVKLDTGLMQQTVSVKQDVTAGLKEIPVVLVDQYGNVHRQTAEIEVKARTYSGAKADFDWDEARIYFALTDRFKDGDPDNNENVDTTHPEAYHGGDFRGMIDNLDYLKELGINTLWITPVVDNIDFNQGVSFGGKQYAYHGYWAKDFTKLDEHLGDMDTFKELIDKAHDRGIKIMVDVVLNHTGYGLKESDEQSGVTAEDKARFAGMLRTDGVQADKDVIRGELSGLPDFRTEDPAVREKLIAWQTGWLDNARTERGDTIDYFRVDTVKHVEDTTWKAFKNALTTIDPSFKLVGEYFGGTADNDGGTLQSGQMDGLLDFGFKEQAKRFAGGSITAVDAYLQEREAKISNTRMMAQFLSSHDEDGFLSEYVDGDKGKLKVAAALQITAKGQPVVYYGEELGRSGKNAGNMAEGEFSRNRGDMPWDQLAAEQGLRDHYKKLLNIRANYSEVYARGTRSWLAGNDESGYLAFNKQYGKTNIVTVINSKAEGLNVEIPVPYAPLSAVKDEYSGKEYTVSAAGKVSIDLPGRDAGGTVILSAKSEVVVPTPTPTPTPAPTATATPAPVVDSGSTPVTTPSPSAAAVPGDTQEISEAQLSAAKDGRLELRLEAGKTAVLLPLGAASLLGKNELVIRSEEMSVTLPSAVLADAGNRVQGADAAGSRILLELRPLSPDAVQEEVRRLSTENRLASAESGIFELKLQLIKQDGTRLPVSLFKQPVTLTLKLTGQPVKDWTGVFSLEDGGALRYMGGAVQTDGSYTAAVTQSGRYAVLEVHTLFKDVPVTHWASAAITSLAAKQVVTGVNAEAFEPARKVTRAEFTALLMRALGQSGQGQTTFEDVRPGAWYASYVEAAASLGIVSGRSRSSFAPDAAISREEMAVMAVRALEFKQGEKLAMAAPPAGYADASGIREWAKAYVNAATALKLVEGREQRQFIPQGLLTRAESAQVIYNLLRQ; encoded by the coding sequence ATGAGATTTGCTGTACGGGCTAAGAAAATGTTTACTGTCCTGATGGTTCTCGCTCTGATCTGCTCCGGCCTCGGCATTGGTCCGGCCAGAGTAAGCGCTGCGGCGGTTAAAGCGGTACTTGTTGGCGATCTGCAGACGAAGTTCGCCGGGCTGGACCCGGCGGAGACGAAGGACTGGAACGAGACCTCAACGGTAACGGAGATGACCTATAAGGGGGCGGGCTTGTACATATTCTCAGGCACACTGCCCAAGGGAACCTATGAATACAAGGTAGCTCTTAACGATAGCTGGTCGGAAAACTACGGCTACAGCAGCTATACGAATCCGAATGGAGAGGATGCCGGGGGCAATATCCGGATTTCGTTAACGGAAGAGACCCGTGTGACTTTTTATTATAATGACCTGACTAAGGCTATTGCGGATTCGACGTATTATTCCCCGGTTGCGCCGGAGCGTCTGCCACGGGTTATAGGCAGTGTGCAGACTGCGCTTGGCGATCCGGCTGAGACCTCTCCGGCGGATGCCGGGACGCTGCTTCATGATGCGGATCTGGACGGAGTGTACGAGCAGACTGCGCTGCTGCCGGCAGGTGACTTTACTTACCAGGTTTATCTGCCGGGCGCGGAACCCTCCGCAGGGACGGCTTACCCGGAACCTGCACAGGAGCTTAAGCTGCCTGCGAAGCTTCCGGTAACGTTCCAGTACCGCGTAGCGGACCATAGTGTCTCCGCTCTGTATACCGCTCCTGCCGGAGAAGGTGAGGTACAGCCGGTTCCGGCGGGCCACCTGCGGGTTCATTACTACCGTGCGGACGGCAATTATGCCGATCTGGGCTTGTGGACCTGGGGAGATGTGGCTTCCCCGTCCGCAGACTGGCCGAAGGGTGCGGTCCCCTTCCCGGCGGGACAGACGGATGCCTACGGCGCATATGTCGATCTGCTAGTCAAAGATGGGGCGAAATCGGTCTCCTTCCTCGTGGTTAACCGCATCAGCGGAGTCAAGGAGATGGAGAACGGCGACAAGACCTTCCTGATCGGCACTCCGCAGACCAATGAGGCCTGGATCAAGGAAGGCTCCAATCTGGCGACGCCTTACGAGCCGGTGTCTCTCCCGGAGAATACGGTGCGGATTCATTATTCGCGTGCGGATAACAATCAGAGCCAGTACGGCCTGTGGCTGTGGGACGATGTAGCCTCGCCTTCCGAAGGATGGCCTAAGGGCGCAACTCCGTTCGCACCGGAGCATAAGGATGCTTACGGTGCTTACGTTGACATCCCGCTCAAGGAGAACGCGAAGACGATTAGCTTCATCGTCATGAAGCCTGTAAGCGGTGACAAGGATGGTCCGGCAGGCAATGAGAATAAAAGCTTTACACTGCTGGACCGCTACAATCAGCTATGGGTGAAGGAGAATGATCCGAACGTCTACACTTCTCCTTTCGGCGAGACGCCGATTGGCCTGTTGTCTGCGGAGGTGCTGTCTGCCGGCAAGCTGGTGCTGGGCTTCACTATGACGGACGGGCTGGACCCTGCTGCGCTGAAGGCCGCTATTACCGTGAAGGATGCGGAAGGGACGGCCATTCCGGTCACAGCGGTGACGATTACGGGCGGAGGCACCCTGGAGGTGGCTACTGGTGCTTTTGACCTGGGCAAGATTCCGCTCCGTGTAACTTACGCCGGGACAACGGTATCCGCTTCCACCGGCTGGAGAATGCTCGATGAGATGTACAATTACACCGGGGATGATCTGGGAGCCACGTACCATCAGGACGATCATTCGGCAACGCTGAAGCTGTGGGCGCCGAAGGCAAGCTCTGTAACTGCCGTGGTATATGATGCAGCGGATGCTGACCGCACGGTTGGCCGTGTGGAGCTGACCCTTGGTGAGAAAGGTGTCTGGTCGGCCCGGCTGAGAGCCGCTGATCTCGCAGGTGCACCCGGTGCCGGGGATGTGAGAGGCTTTTACTACCAGTATGAGGTCACGAATGATGCGGTCACCCGGCAGGTGCTTGATCCCTATGCCAAGTCGATGGCGGTGTTCACCGTGAATACGGCGGGGGAAGCAGGCGCAGGCGGCGATACGGTCGGCAAGGCGGCTATTGTTGATCTCACCACAACAAATCCGCCAGATTTCAAGGCGGCAGATATTGCGGGTTATGAAGAGCGGGAGGATGCGGTAATCTATGAGGCCCATATCCGGGACTTCACCTCTGACCCTGCGATTCAGTCCAGTCTGGGCGGGGAGCGTTGGGGCTCTTATGCCGCTTTTGCCAAAAAGCTGGATTATATCAAGTCCCTTGGGGTGACCCATATTCAGCTGCTGCCGGTCATGGCCTGGTATTACGGGGATGAGACGCGGATGGACGAGCGGGAGCCGGATTACTCGGCTCAGGGCAATGAATACAACTGGGGATATGATCCGCACAGCTATTTCTCCCCGGATGGGGCGTATTCCCAGCATCCGGCTGACCCCGAAGTGCGGATCAGAGAGCTGAAGGGCCTGATAGACGCGGTGCATGAGGCCGGAATGGGCGTTATTCTTGACGTGGTCTATACCCATATGGCCAAGAAGGAATTGCTGAACGATATTGTGCCCGGATATTATGCCTTCCAGGATGCGCACGGTAATTTCATTGGCGGCTTCGGCAACAATCTGGCGACCAGCCACAAGATGGCCGAGAAGCTGATGGTGGATTCCGTGAAGTACTGGTTCGAGGAATATAAAATCGACGGGATGCGCTGGGACATGATGGGCGACGCCACAGCAGACGCCGTCCAGGCGGCTTATGACGCTGCGGCTGCTATCAATCCTAAGGCGCTGTTCATCGGCGAAGGCTGGATTACCTTCGGAGGAGATGCGGGTGAGCCTGATCTCAAAGGAAAAGGCGCAGACCAGAAATGGATGGACAAAACGGACAGCGTCGGCGTGTTCTCCGATGAATTCCGCAACGAGCTGAAATCGGGCTTCGGCTCGGAAGGAGAGCCGCGCTTCATTACCGGCGGTGCGCGTGATCTGAATACGATCCTAAATAATATCAAGGCCCAGCCATCCAATGTTCCGGCGGATGATCCGGGCGATATGGTGCCTTATATCGAGGCGCATGACAATCTGACACTGCATGATGTGATTGCCTTAACGCTCCGTAAGAATCCGCAAATTGCGGAGAATGAGCTGGAAATCCAGAAGCGGATCAGGCTTGGCAATCTGCTGCTGCTGACTTCACAAGGAACAGCCTTTCTTCATGCAGGACAGGAATACGGGCGCACGAAGCAGTGGATGGCGGCAGGCGTTCCCGAGCAGAAATATACTGAGGTCCGGGATGCCGGGGACCAGTCGGTCAGTTATTTCATCCACGATTCCTACGATTCGTCTGATAGCGTGAATAAGTTCGACTGGGCTGCAGCAACGGATGCAGTGAAGCATCCGGTACAGAATGAGACCAGAGCCTATACGGCCGGACTGATCCAGCTCAGGAAATCGACCAATGCCTTCCGGCTTGGCGATATAGGGCTGGTGAATGCCAATGTCAAGCTGATCCAGGCTCCGGAAATGAAGGCGCAGGATCTGGTCATCGGCTACTCCAGCAAGGCTACGGATGGAACAGGCATCTATTATGTCCTCATGAACGGCGATAGCAAGGCGAGAACGCTGACTTTGCCGGAGGATCTGTCCGGGGCAGAAGTGCTTGCCGACAGCGATCAGGCCGGAACACAAGCGATTGCTCCGGCGGAGCAGAGCGGCTTCCGCGTGAACGCTGAAACGATTACGATCGACCCGCTTACCTCGGTGATCCTGCGCAAGGAGGCACCGGCAGCGGTGTTAACCAAGCTGGCAGCCGACAAGTCTGCCTATACACTGCAGGCGGGCGGCACACATCAGGCCAAGGTGACTGCCACCTACGATGACGGAGCCTCAAGCACCGTTACCGCCAAGGCGCAGTATGTATCGGATAAGCCGGAGATTGTCACTGTTACGAGCAAAGGTCTGATCAAGGGATTGAAGGCAGGCTCGGCTACCCTAACGATTACGTATGGCGGCTTGTCCGTTCAAGTCGCGGTTGAAGTCACCGCTCCTCCGGCGGACAGCAAGCGGTATGTGCAGTTCACCTACACTCGTCCTGACAAGGACTACAAGGATTGGAGTGTATGGCTGTGGTATACCGGAGCCACTGACGGCGAGGTTAAGCTGCCGGAGCCTGAAGAAGGTTCCGCAAGCTCCAGCGTGCTAATCGAGGTGGGCAAGGAGGCCACCCGGGTAGGCTTCGTGCTGATCAAAGGCCTGGACTGGGCAGACAATAAACAGGATATAGCGGAGGACCGCTATATTGAGCTGGCGCCGGGCGAGCTTTTCACCAAAGTCTATGTCACCAGCATGGTTCAGGAGCTTAACGTGATGCCGGCTATCCGTGGTCCGCTCCTGCAAGGAGAAGCTGTAACGTTCCTCTACCGGGATGACGAGCTGTTCCGCAGCGGGGATATGTCGGCCATTACGGAAATGAAGGTGAAGGTGAACGGAACCGAATATCCGATGACGTATGATCCGGCCAAGGAGTGGTTCAGCTACCGGCTGGAAGGACTTCAGGAGGGTACTTATAAATATAGCTTCCTGGTTACTAAGGATGGTGTGACCCGCGAGCTGACGGACCCGCACAATACGGTGGACGGCGAATCGGTGATCCGCTACCACAAGCCGGAGGTGCAGATTACAGCAGAAGTCAGCCCGCCTGCGGTGAATTTCAATGAGAACGCTGTGATTACGGTAAAAGCAGCCTCTGCGGAGGAAGTGTCCTACACGGATGCTTATCTCGATCTTACTGAACTGGGCGGACCTGCCAAGGTCAAGCTCGATACCGGGCTGATGCAGCAGACCGTGTCGGTGAAGCAGGATGTAACGGCCGGACTTAAGGAGATTCCCGTGGTCCTGGTGGACCAGTACGGCAATGTGCACCGGCAGACGGCTGAGATAGAAGTTAAGGCCAGAACGTATAGCGGCGCGAAAGCGGATTTTGACTGGGATGAGGCACGGATCTACTTCGCACTGACTGACCGCTTCAAGGACGGCGACCCTGATAACAATGAGAATGTGGACACAACCCATCCTGAAGCGTATCACGGCGGCGATTTCAGAGGGATGATCGATAATCTCGATTACCTGAAGGAGCTGGGCATCAACACACTCTGGATTACACCGGTTGTCGATAATATCGATTTCAACCAAGGGGTAAGCTTCGGCGGCAAGCAGTATGCCTACCACGGGTATTGGGCGAAGGATTTCACCAAGCTTGATGAGCATCTGGGTGATATGGATACCTTCAAGGAGCTGATTGACAAGGCGCATGACCGTGGCATCAAAATCATGGTCGATGTCGTGCTGAATCATACCGGCTACGGGCTGAAGGAGAGCGACGAACAGTCTGGAGTGACGGCAGAGGACAAGGCGCGCTTTGCAGGTATGCTACGTACAGACGGAGTACAGGCAGACAAGGATGTCATCCGGGGCGAACTGAGCGGGCTCCCGGACTTCCGCACCGAAGATCCTGCAGTCCGCGAGAAGCTGATCGCCTGGCAGACCGGTTGGCTGGATAATGCACGTACAGAGCGCGGAGATACGATTGACTATTTCCGGGTAGATACGGTTAAGCATGTGGAGGATACGACCTGGAAAGCGTTCAAAAACGCGCTGACCACGATTGATCCAAGCTTCAAGCTGGTGGGCGAATACTTCGGCGGAACCGCCGATAATGACGGGGGGACGCTGCAGAGCGGCCAGATGGACGGGCTGCTGGACTTCGGCTTCAAGGAGCAGGCGAAGCGGTTCGCCGGCGGGTCCATTACCGCTGTCGATGCCTATCTCCAGGAGCGTGAAGCGAAGATCAGCAACACCCGCATGATGGCGCAGTTCCTGAGCAGCCATGATGAAGACGGCTTCCTGTCCGAATACGTGGACGGGGACAAAGGCAAGCTCAAGGTTGCCGCCGCCCTGCAGATTACAGCCAAAGGCCAGCCAGTTGTCTATTACGGCGAAGAACTGGGCCGCTCAGGCAAGAATGCGGGCAATATGGCTGAGGGAGAGTTCAGCAGGAACCGCGGGGATATGCCGTGGGATCAGCTTGCCGCTGAGCAGGGGCTTCGCGATCACTACAAGAAGCTGTTGAATATCCGTGCGAATTATTCTGAAGTGTATGCCAGAGGAACCCGCAGCTGGCTGGCAGGTAATGATGAGTCCGGGTATTTAGCCTTCAACAAGCAGTATGGCAAAACGAATATTGTGACGGTTATCAACAGCAAGGCGGAAGGTCTGAACGTGGAGATTCCTGTTCCGTATGCCCCTCTGTCAGCAGTGAAGGATGAATATAGCGGCAAGGAGTATACGGTATCTGCTGCCGGGAAGGTTAGCATTGATCTGCCGGGCAGAGATGCTGGCGGTACGGTCATTCTGTCGGCGAAATCCGAGGTGGTGGTGCCGACGCCAACGCCAACGCCAACACCGGCGCCAACAGCAACAGCAACGCCAGCACCGGTGGTAGACTCCGGGAGTACTCCGGTGACAACACCTTCGCCTAGCGCTGCTGCGGTTCCGGGAGATACCCAGGAGATCAGTGAAGCGCAGCTCAGTGCAGCCAAGGACGGCCGATTGGAGCTGCGTCTGGAAGCGGGCAAGACAGCGGTACTGCTCCCGCTCGGGGCAGCCAGTTTACTGGGCAAGAATGAGCTGGTCATACGCTCGGAGGAGATGTCTGTTACGCTCCCGAGTGCAGTACTGGCCGATGCTGGTAACAGGGTTCAAGGAGCGGATGCAGCAGGATCGCGGATTCTGCTGGAGCTTCGTCCGCTGAGTCCGGATGCGGTACAGGAGGAGGTCCGCAGGCTCAGTACAGAGAACAGATTAGCAAGTGCGGAATCTGGAATCTTCGAGCTAAAGCTGCAATTGATCAAGCAGGACGGCACGCGCCTGCCTGTTAGCTTATTCAAGCAGCCTGTAACCTTAACGCTGAAGCTTACAGGCCAGCCGGTGAAGGATTGGACAGGTGTATTTAGTCTGGAGGATGGCGGTGCGCTTCGGTACATGGGGGGAGCAGTCCAGACGGACGGTTCCTACACGGCGGCAGTTACACAATCCGGCAGGTACGCAGTGCTTGAGGTGCATACCTTATTCAAGGATGTACCGGTCACCCACTGGGCTTCTGCTGCAATTACATCGCTTGCTGCGAAGCAAGTCGTTACCGGAGTGAACGCTGAGGCCTTTGAACCGGCCCGGAAGGTGACACGTGCGGAGTTTACGGCACTGCTGATGCGGGCCTTGGGACAGTCCGGTCAAGGGCAGACAACGTTCGAGGATGTCCGTCCGGGTGCGTGGTACGCCTCTTATGTAGAGGCAGCTGCAAGCTTGGGCATCGTCAGTGGACGCAGCCGCAGCTCCTTTGCGCCGGATGCGGCCATAAGCCGTGAGGAGATGGCTGTGATGGCTGTCCGTGCCCTGGAGTTCAAGCAGGGAGAGAAGCTGGCAATGGCTGCGCCACCGGCCGGGTATGCAGATGCTTCCGGCATTCGTGAATGGGCGAAGGCTTATGTCAATGCCGCTACAGCCTTGAAGCTTGTAGAGGGCAGAGAGCAGCGGCAGTTCATTCCGCAGGGGCTGCTGACGCGTGCAGAGAGCGCGCAGGTGATCTATAACCTGCTTCGCCAGTAA
- a CDS encoding LacI family DNA-binding transcriptional regulator, translated as MTVTIKDVAKKAGVSPSTVSRVLSGHPRISLETSRKVKVIMEEMGYTPNMMAKSLVSKTTNSICIILPKPAEELFSNLFFMELIRGIVTQSSRSGYDVLISSGANEKEELEAVSRLLKGRRVDGVILLYSRKDDTVIDFLQSGGYPFVLVGRSDRYEDILSVDNDNIMAAYDATNHLISMGHERIGFVSGPPNLIVSRDRLEGYRKAMQGKGLEMKDEWIVEGEFLQDSGYRAMSFFMNLPNRPTALVAVDDMVSFGVLRGLNELKYKVPEDLAIVSFNNIPLSELSSPPISSIDIGIYHLGYTASQVLIQNIQKPDNQDGYTNRFVIPHRLIVRESSMHAPGN; from the coding sequence ATGACAGTTACCATTAAGGACGTTGCCAAGAAAGCGGGGGTCTCTCCCTCCACAGTGTCCCGGGTGTTGTCAGGCCATCCCAGAATCAGCTTAGAAACTTCCCGTAAGGTCAAAGTGATTATGGAAGAAATGGGCTACACCCCGAACATGATGGCCAAAAGTCTGGTATCCAAGACCACTAACAGTATCTGCATCATTCTTCCAAAACCGGCTGAAGAGCTGTTCTCCAATTTGTTTTTTATGGAATTAATCCGCGGGATCGTCACTCAGTCCAGCCGCTCCGGCTATGATGTGCTGATCAGTTCCGGGGCGAACGAGAAGGAGGAGCTTGAAGCTGTCTCCCGTCTGCTCAAGGGACGCCGTGTGGACGGCGTTATTCTGCTGTATTCCCGTAAAGACGATACGGTGATCGATTTTCTGCAGTCGGGCGGTTATCCCTTTGTCCTGGTTGGACGGAGCGACCGCTACGAGGATATTCTGTCAGTGGACAATGATAATATCATGGCCGCCTATGATGCGACGAATCATCTCATCTCTATGGGACATGAACGCATCGGCTTCGTCAGCGGCCCGCCGAACCTTATCGTTTCACGCGACAGGCTGGAGGGTTACCGCAAGGCCATGCAGGGTAAGGGGCTGGAAATGAAGGATGAATGGATCGTTGAAGGCGAGTTCCTGCAGGACAGCGGCTATAGGGCGATGTCCTTCTTCATGAATCTTCCGAACCGTCCGACAGCGCTTGTCGCGGTGGATGATATGGTCTCATTCGGGGTACTGCGCGGATTGAACGAGCTGAAGTACAAGGTCCCTGAGGATCTGGCAATTGTCAGCTTCAACAATATCCCGCTCTCCGAGCTGTCCAGTCCTCCTATCAGCAGTATTGATATCGGGATTTATCATCTTGGCTATACAGCCTCGCAGGTGCTGATCCAGAACATTCAGAAGCCGGATAATCAAGACGGTTATACCAACCGTTTTGTCATTCCCCACCGTCTAATCGTACGGGAGTCCTCTATGCATGCTCCGGGAAATTAA